TTCGTTTGATTCCACAGGATATCTCTGAGTACAACTTTCCACCAAAAGAACAAACTAAGCATCTTCGCTCATTCCTGTGTGATCCGTTGGAAGACGAATGGCAATATTTTTCAGGGGTGGGAATGATGTCCCAAGTCAACAATTTGAAGATGCTTAGAGTATTGTCAATTTTATTCTCCGATATGGCTTCTCAAGATTGTTTTCTCAAATCACCGCTGGGATATGTTGGTAGTCTTATCCATTTGAGATGTTTGAAATTGAGGTGTGCTGATTTAAACTTGCCATCTTCCTTGGGCAATTTAAAGTACTTGGAAACTCTAGATTTATCTGAAAGTTTTAATTGCAGAATACCGAATGTGCTATGGAAATTGGGGCGTTTAAGGTACCTTTAtcttccaaacttcaagaactttcaaCCTAAGCTGCGGTTGAACAAGCATCTGGAGATACTTGACGCATTCGATAATGAATTTTGCTATCCTAAAGACATATGCAAATTATCAAATCTCAGAGCTTTCAAAGCAAGAGTGTATTACAATCTTGAGGACTTGGAACAGATCGTGAATCATATATCAGACTTGGACTGCATGCGCATTAGCTCACTTAAAATCATTGGCTGTAATTTGGCCTGGATAGACTCCAACAACTCGAACAACAACAACAGGGGCTTGAATGTTCTTTTAGGGGTGTTGTTTAGTAGGAATATTCATGAATTAGAGATCATGGGTATTTTGTGCAAGAAGTTGCCGGACTACCAATCCCATATGTTTCCTGATCCTGCAGGACTCACTCAATTAAAGCTGTTCAATACTCAGATTGAGGAAGACCCAATGGGAACACTTGAGAAGCTTCCTAACCTACGAAGACTTGAATTTCACTTAGAATCTTTTCTGGGGCAAGAAATGATTTGCCAATCAATGGGATTTCCCCAACTAAAACATCTCTGGCTTGAAGATTTGGGTGACTTAAAGCAGTGGAAAGTAGATGAAGGGGCCATACCTAAGCTCTCAAGTTTACGGATTGAGTATTGTGAAAAGTTGGAAATGATTCCAGATGGGTTGAGATATGTAACTACCCTAAAAGATGTTTCTCTTGCGGGAATGCCCGAAGAATTCAACAATAGAGTTAGGATAGTGAACGGTAAACAAGGACAAGATTATCATAAAATAAGCCATGTGCCTTCAATCAATATCCGCAggtactctctctctctctttttacTTTCTCCTCCTCCAATTTTTCTccttttaattttcaatttacCGTTCTTGGAATTCCCTTTGTCTTAGCATCTAGTTCCAATCACAGGTTTGATAAGCTTCAAAAACATgattcaatattttcttttgagtttttAATGACCATCGTGTATTTTTATCTCTTTTCTCCTCTTTGAAAGAAACCGGATCATACTACTTGCTGTGTGAGATTCTTTACAGTTTTAGCttccaaatatttatttttctttatctaCGACATCATCTACTGCAATTCTTGCTCCTTGACTAATTAAGGAATTTGGTGAAGAGGTAGTAAGTCTAAATTTGAATGCTTTGCCTACCATCTTgtaaaggaaaaatcaaaagattttgTTTATTTCCTCATCTTTGGCAATGAGTTTACATTATCTCTAACaaattaaatttaatggataaGTATGTGTTATCGTCATATAATGTACTCATCAACAATGTTGCATGGCTTAAAAAATGCCTTCCAACTGTTTAAACTATTTGTGCTTCCCATCCCATGTAATTGTTTTAGATTACCATGCCTATTTAATCAAATATCTTGGATTAAACTTAAAATCTGTTTAAAATTTGATGATAAAGAATGATGATGTTGCCTTCAAGTCTTATTGATATCAAAACCAATAATAAGAGCACGTGTTAATTCAATCAAGACTATTTTTTTAATTCGTTACAAAATGACATTACATCTTTGTTGAGTGATAATGCACTTTGATTCCATTCTCAGTTAATACATCATCCCTAGTTCCTAGCCCTAAGTGGATTTGGGCCAGATAGAGTTAGGATATTTTTTTCACTTGTAAAGTTATTGGATTTCTTAcataatttgatatatgtataattttttatatgtaGACCAATTCAATTTTATATATGGGCAGAAGAAACATAGGATACTCTTGCCAAAGTCTCGCTTAAGTACTCCCTTAGACATGTTTGTATGCATATCAATTTTTCACTTaactctttctttattttctattttttctcaaGATTGTTTTAGTTGTTGTTACTCCTATCTTTCCTAAATCATACATTCATACTTGTTTTGCAGTGAATGGAGCAGTTGATCAAGCCTCACCTTCAAGTGATCCTCTTGTTGCCcaattataattatactagTATTTTTATTTATAGGATTGCTACATCTGggttttgttcttttttttttttttgggcatgGTTTTGTGTCATGATGCTGTTGAGTTAACATTTTACTCCATTTACAACTGTCTtgtagaaaaagaaaattaccaTAATGTGCTTTTCTCCCTCTCCCATCAAATTACTGTGTCAATGTGTGTTTTTGTTATATGAACTCGCTTTTATGCACTGCTACATTTTAGTTGTTTGTGAGTAGAAATACAGCTTTCTTCGTAACAGCTTTATCCAACTTTCAATTTGTTTTTCAAGCAAAT
This portion of the Coffea eugenioides isolate CCC68of chromosome 11, Ceug_1.0, whole genome shotgun sequence genome encodes:
- the LOC113754124 gene encoding probable disease resistance protein At1g58602, whose protein sequence is MGGIGKTTLARKVYHHGRLKHYFKGFAWVCVSQQWQPKDLLQGILLKLIPEQRNLIMTSKQDELARLLQQHLRARRCLIVLDDIWSTDAWDCLKDAIPVSEHGTKILLTTRNRDVAAYVGPNGYHLQLRFLTEEESWELLRMKSLRESTGEGCADLAKMEELGKKMLKNCGGLPLAVVVLGGILRTKKSLREWNVVHENIKSYLARGEKIGKEGEVPKILAYSYYDLPWQLKPCFLYLGKFREDSDIAAESLYQMWIGEGMIFEKDRMGQESMMEVAEHYLEELAKRCMVEIKVHEGKHAVTRLKSCRLHDLMRDLCLIKAKEENLYNVVDQSTSLDSPPVIEAQYGLVLRLIPQDISEYNFPPKEQTKHLRSFLCDPLEDEWQYFSGVGMMSQVNNLKMLRVLSILFSDMASQDCFLKSPLGYVGSLIHLRCLKLRCADLNLPSSLGNLKYLETLDLSESFNCRIPNVLWKLGRLRYLYLPNFKNFQPKLRLNKHLEILDAFDNEFCYPKDICKLSNLRAFKARVYYNLEDLEQIVNHISDLDCMRISSLKIIGCNLAWIDSNNSNNNNRGLNVLLGVLFSRNIHELEIMGILCKKLPDYQSHMFPDPAGLTQLKLFNTQIEEDPMGTLEKLPNLRRLEFHLESFLGQEMICQSMGFPQLKHLWLEDLGDLKQWKVDEGAIPKLSSLRIEYCEKLEMIPDGLRYVTTLKDVSLAGMPEEFNNRVRIVNGKQGQDYHKISHVPSINIRSEWSS